A genomic window from Lotus japonicus ecotype B-129 chromosome 1, LjGifu_v1.2 includes:
- the LOC130730187 gene encoding serpin-ZX-like yields the protein MELEKSKSKSMDVALGLTKHLFSKADYQGKNIVFSPFSLQAALSVMAAGSKDRTLDELLSFLRFDSIDDLTTFFSQVIFPVLISDAAADADTDGSHHLCFANGIWADDSLSLSHRFKQLVATHYKATLTALDFQTTEVHREVNSWIEKETDGLITQILPPGAVTGLTKLIFANALLFKAEWKHMFDGITSTYRFRLLNGTSVVVPFMRTWKRTQYITAFDGFQILRLPYKQGSDTKRSFSMCILLPDKKDGLSALVQKLSSEPAFFKDKIPLQEVPVSDFRIPRFKISFTFQASNVLKEFGVVSPFSHQDANFGKMVDVNSLSDKLYVENIFHKSFIQVGEKGTEATSATVVSGRKRLGGFLGTYFVADHPFLFLIREDFTGTILFVGQVLNPLEGAPVKKKIPARKRSITTELRRSSRIRK from the exons ATGGAGctcgaaaaatcaaaatcaaaatcaatggaCGTTGCTCTGGGCTTGACGAAGCATTTATTCTCAAAAGCAGATTATCAGGGGAAGAACATAGTGTTTTCCCCCTTCTCTCTCCAAGCTGCTCTTAGCGTCATGGCCGCTGGTTCAAAAGACCGTACACTCGACGAGTTACTCTCCTTCCTCCGATTTGACTCCATCGACGATCTCACCACCTTCTTCTCTCAGGTCATCTTCCCTGTGTTAATCTCCGACGCTGCTGCTGATGCTGATACTGATGGTTCACATCATCTCTGTTTTGCCAATGGAATTTGGGCCGATGATTCGCTTTCCCTTTCCCATCGTTTTAAACAACTTGTGGCCACTCATTACAAGGCCACTCTAACTGCACTTGATTTTCAGACCACCGAGGTACACAGAGAAGTGAATTCATGGATTGAAAAAGAGACTGATGGCCTTATTACACAGATTCTTCCTCCCGGGGCGGTAACCGGCTTAACCAAGCTTATCTTTGCCAATGCACTGCTCTTCAAGGCTGAGTGGAAACACATGTTTGATGGTATAACATCAACATATCGTTTTCGCCTCCTTAATGGCACCTCTGTCGTTGTTCCCTTCATGAGAACCTGGAAGCGCACGCAGTATATTACCGCTTTTGATGGTTTCCAAATCCTCCGTCTTCCTTATAAACAAGGTAGCGACACAAAACGCAGCTTCTCCATGTGCATTCTTCTTCCAGATAAAAAGGATGGACTTTCAGCTTTAGTTCAAAAGCTGTCTTCAGAACCTGCTTTCTTCAAAGACAAGATTCCTCTCCAAGAAGTGCCAGTATCTGACTTCAGGATTCCAAGATTCAAAATTTCTTTCACATTTCAAGCTTCTAATGTGCTCAAGGAGTTTGGAGTGGTTTCACCTTTCTCGCATCAGGATGCCAATTTTGGAAAAATGGTGGATGTCAATTCTCTTTCGGATAAATTGTACGTGGAAAACATATTTCACAAATCTTTCATTCAAGTAGGTGAAAAAGGCACTGAAGCAACATCGGCCACGGTTGTGAGTGGGCGGAAACGACTAGGTGGTTTCTTGGGTACATACTTCGTAGCTGACCACCCCTTCCTCTTCTTGATCAGAGAAGATTTCACCGGAACAATACTCTTCGTTGGGCAAGTGCTCAATCCTCTTGAAGGAGCACCGGTCAAG AAAAAAATTCCCGCACGCAAGCGTTCAATAACAACAGAGCTACGCCGGTCAAG cCGTATTAGAAAATGA
- the LOC130730188 gene encoding uncharacterized protein LOC130730188 yields MNFSSARVPTPSVAHAPSSTKQGGAVGDDSSLLEVSLAEDDEADGKDGEESKRSESIFVGSYTLFVDGISEAVGYPQIRALFARIGRLGKVFVRRHRKIGRRFRFGFVHFLSRIHAEMAVAQLNGTKVGGSHLSVTVAKFPLAIISTLQHNGSKALVSSQSGTLSCSQKVRVKGFGTCLLSGSWRDVVLGNLGVRRRRVLSVAEDCMFLASWRGCDEVDRLPVEFLFPELASDRWSVGAQLEENEAIRMPVDLLFPEWRFGANNLDGGEGLSEQDAKVHCQDVGSDFAIVTELLPSSSSLAGLNFLDAAKVSESPCEVDGLVSVDSAVGSSGMPRRRGRPKKARDGATTCALVVDPGEGTSKGRCPLENDSRPRGRPRKGVSSSMVLVHVRSSSPSSGEVVLYSSEKQLVVFDSQRVKGTLGVMTRARAALALGVRLGLSYYCSDEEEALQGTQLILALVGLFSGD; encoded by the coding sequence ATGAACTTTTCCTCTGCTAGGGTTCCTACCCCTTCTGTTGCTCATGCGCCGTCATCAACCAAACAGGGAGGGGCGGTGGGAGACGACAGCTCTCTTCTGGAGGTCAGTCTCGCAGAGGACGATGAAGCGGATGGCAAAGATGGAGAAGAGTCGAAAAGAAGTGAGTCAATTTTTGTGGGGAGTTACACTCTGTTCGTCGATGGAATTTCAGAGGCAGTGGGATATCCCCAAATCAGAGCCCTTTTTGCTCGGATTGGGAGGCTTGGGAAGGTTTTTGTGCGGCGACATAGGAAGATCGGTCGAAGATTTCGGTTCGGGTTCGTCCATTTCCTTTCAAGGATCCATGCTGAGATGGCGGTGGCTCAACTTAATGGCACGAAGGTCGGCGGCTCTCACCTTTCCGTGACGGTGGCGAAGTTTCCACTGGCGATCATTTCAACGTTGCAGCATAATGGCTCAAAGGCCTTGGTTTCCAGTCAGAGTGGAACTCTCTCTTGTTCGCAGAAGGTGAGAGTTAAGGGGTTTGGGACATGTCTGTTGTCTGGTTCGTGGCGAGATGTAGTTCTGGGCAATCTCGGAGTGCGGCGGAGGCGTGTTTTATCGGTGGCAGAAGACTGCATGTTTCTGGCATCTTGGAGGGGTTGTGATGAGGTTGATAGGCTGCCTGTGGAATTTCTCTTCCCGGAGCTCGCCTCTGATCGGTGGTCTGTGGGAGCTCAACTTGAAGAGAATGAGGCAATTAGGATGCCGGTGGATCTTCTATTCCCCGAGTGGCGATTTGGGGCGAACAACTTGGATGGTGGTGAGGGGCTTTCTGAACAGGATGCTAAGGTCCATTGTCAGGACGTGGGTAGTGATTTTGCCATTGTGACTGAGTTGCtcccctcttcctcttccttggcTGGACTTAACTTTCTTGATGCTGCCAAAGTGTCTGAGTCGCCTTGTGAGGTGGATGGTCTTGTCTCTGTTGATTCTGCAGTAGGATCGTCGGGGATGCCAAGACGGCGAGGTCGTCCAAAAAAGGCTCGTGATGGTGCTACTACCTGTGCTTTGGTAGTTGATCCTGGGGAAGGGACCTCTAAGGGTCGTTGCCCTTTAGAGAATGATTCTCGCCCCCGAGGGAGACCTAGGAAAGGTGTGAGCTCGTCCATGGTTTTGGTGCATGTGAGGTCTTCCTCCCCAAGCTCGGGGGAGGTGGTTTTGTATTCTTCAGAGAAACAACTGGTGGTCTTTGATTCTCAGAGGGTCAAGGGTACTTTGGGTGTTATGACGCGGGCGAGAGCGGCGTTGGCCTTAGGGGTTCGATTAGGATTGTCTTATTATTGCTCTGATGAGGAGGAGGCTCTTCAAGGCACGCAACTAATATTAGCTCTCGTGGGTTTATTTAGTGGTGATTAG